The following nucleotide sequence is from Cyclobacteriaceae bacterium.
CTATTTCATATGCCAAATCCGGTCCGGGCACAATATCCTCTAAAGATTGCAGATAGAAAGAAGCTAAAAAATCCGAGTTTTCAGAATATACTCCTTTCGCTACCGTATTCATAAAGGTGACAATGCGTTCCGGATCATCCTCTGAAAAAGTTTCAGGCAGAAGTAAGTACGTGTAGATATCCAAACCTGACCATCTTTTTTCGGAAGCAACAAAACCCTGGGCTTGTCCAAAATTTTCTAACACCTGAAACGGTACCAATATTTCAAACTGAATGTGTGAGTTCTTAGGAAGCTGTTTTAAAACCCCTGTTATTTCAAATTCTCCAAATTTTTCAAGTTTGATCACCTTACCCATCGGATCCTCGTTACCAAACATGCGTAGGGCTCCTGCTTCGGTAATAACCATGCTATTCGGCTTCTCAAGTGATGTTGTTGCGTGACCTTTCAAAAGAGGAAATGAGAACACATTCAAGAAGTGGGAATCCACAAAAAAACCATCCATCGGAATTTGCTTGCCATCAAATTCTGCTTCGCCTGATAAATCGGGGCTGATCCGAATAACCTCTTCAATTCCAGGGTACTCACTCTTTAGCTTTTCTGCTAACGGAAGTGGTACTCTTGCAAATTCCTGATTATCCAAAAGGTTAGTTTTTGTAACAACCCTGTAGATTCGGTCCTTGTTTACATGAAAGTCATCATAGGTTGATACAAACGTGATCATTGCTATCAGCAACAAGCTAATGGACATGCCAATGGCTAAACCTAATACATTGATGATGGTGAAGAACTTATGCTTTGCTAAACTGCGGGTAGCAATAAGGAAATAGCTTTTTAATATGTCCATAGAATATTCTGCAGATGAGAATTCAGTGATTGATTTTTTTCGCTTTTTAACTGCATAGGAAGTCACGAGCGACAGTGTATGCATCCAATAGTTCAGTCTGGCTTTCCACACCGGCATCCTTTCGATATTGACATAGAACAATTCTTCGATGTCGCCACGCAGGTCTTCTACAGCGGCAGCATCGTTGCAAAACCATTCAAAAAGTTTTTGAGCGAGCTTCGGTGGTTTTATTTCTTTCATGCAGAAAACGCCAGATTTACTTTTGAAAGATCCCAAAGTTCATCGCGCAATGCCTTTACTTTGCGCAAGGCAGCCTTGCCCTGATTTGTTAATTGAAAGTAGCGCTTCCTTCTTCCACCTCTCGCTTGTGTCGGGTCACCAAGCCAGGATTTAATAAATCCTTTTTCATCCAAACGGGTAATCGTAGAATGCAGGGCACCAATACTGATGGAGCGATCGGTTCGTTGCTCGATATCTTCCTTGATAGCAACGCCATAAGCGGCTTCATCCAATGCTGCGATGGTAAGAAGCACTAACTCTTCAAATTCACCGATGTATCCGATCATACTTTAGGGTTATTTTCTTCAATACGGGAAAGGTGAGCATATGTTTCTACTTTTCAGATAATACATTGACTTTTTTTGGGGAGGGCTGGTTTTTCTTTTTATAGGCTTATGAAAGACCTTATTGGGTTTGAACGAATGCGGATTGCCTTTCCTCCTTCGCGAGACGAGGCGGCGTCACTATGCGTAGAGTGATTCGAATTATTTTGTTGACGCAAAGGTTGACGCAAAGTGAATGAAATCGGATTGCCTGCGGCGATCCTGGGGGTGGGCGCTTCAACGAATACAAGCTGCACGCACGCTAATGCGTGCTACGGCTTTTTCGTTTTCATAACTCGCTCAAGACGTTAAAGTAATTATCGAAGATTATCCAGATACATACGAGCGCGGTGATAGTGAAAGACCTCGTCTTGGCTCGTTATAAAAACGGATTGCCTTCCTCCTTTGAGAGACGCTACTCAGGACGAGGCGGCGGGACAATGCGTAGAGTGATTCGAATTGTTTTGTTGACGTAAAGTGAATGAAAATCGGATTGCCTGCGGCGATCCTGGGGGTGGGCGCTTCAACAAATCTGAAAGCCACGCCCCTTTCAGGGGCTAGTTTTTCTTTTTTATTCGCTTATTAAAGACCTTATGATTTCAGTAAAAGAATGCGGATTGCCTGCGGCGATCCTAAGGGTGGGCGCTTCAACGAATACAAGCTGCACGCACGCTAATGCGTGCTACGGCTTTTTCGTTTTCATAACTCGCTCAAGACGTTAAAGTAATTATCGAAGATTATCCAGATACATACGAGCGCGGTGATAGTGAAAGACCTCGTCTTGGCTCGTTATAAAAACGGATTGCCTTTCCTCCTTTGCGAGACGAGGCGGAGGACGAGGCGGCGTGACAATGCGTAGAGTGATTCGAATTGTTTTGTTGACGCAAAGTGAAAGAAAATCGGATTGCCTGCGGCGATCCTGGGGGTTGGGCGCTTCAACGAATACAAGCTGCACGCACGCTAATGCGTGCTACGGCTTTTTCGTTTTCATAACTCGCTCAAGACGTTAAAGTAATTAT
It contains:
- a CDS encoding PadR family transcriptional regulator, encoding MIGYIGEFEELVLLTIAALDEAAYGVAIKEDIEQRTDRSISIGALHSTITRLDEKGFIKSWLGDPTQARGGRRKRYFQLTNQGKAALRKVKALRDELWDLSKVNLAFSA